The genomic interval AAATTAATAAAGCACAAAACATATCAGCAAAAAATAAAACTTTATAAGGCTGATAATAGCTGATGAATTTTTTGATAATTTTCATAGATGCCTCCGAATTAAATTTAATTATTGGCTTTAGCGATATCTTCAATTAATAATTTAAAGATTACAATGATTGGTACAGCTAAAAACATCCCAAGAACGCCTAAGATTTTACCGAAAAATAATAAGCTGATCATAATGGCGATTGGGTGAATGTTTAAAGTTTTACCAATTAAAAGTGGAAAAATAAGATTGTGATTTATTTGTGTTAAGACTAGGTAAAACACTGATGTTTGAACGGCCAATGAGCTAGAGGTTGTTAAAGTAAATAAAATCCCTAAGCCCGAAGCAAAAGTAGGTCCTATTACTGGAATAAATTCAGCAATTGCTGATAAAAAAGCAAAGACAGAACCATAAGGTAAGCCTAAAACGGTAAAATATATAAAAACGACTGTTCCGGTGATGAAACAAACTGCCAATTGTCCTCTAATATAATAAGTTAAACCTTGAATAATATTAGTTAATAAATTATTAACTCTTTTATTATCTGGTTTGGGGAATAATTGACAGAGAAAAAGTTTGATAGTCTTACCATCGGCTAAGAGGTAAAAGGTGATAAAAATAATCATCACGATATCTAGTAAACTTGAAAAAATATTTACCAATAAGTTTACGGAAGAGGTGATAGCAGAAATACTAAAACTAGCCAAATCTTGAAATAAAGTTTCGAGTTGTTGACTGATTTCTGGTGAAAGTGTGTTTAGATGTTGCTTTAAATTCTGTGTAAATATTGGCAAGTCGTTAATAAATTTGGTTAAGCTAGGAATTAAATTTTTTGATAAAAGAGTCAATGTTAAAATAGTTCCGGTGATAAACAAACTTAAAATAATAAAGGCTGCAATATTACGGTTGATTTTTTTCGTGGTGAGCTTATCCACCAGCGGTGTTAATAATAAGGTTAGTAAGATTGAAACAAATAATACGATGGCTAGATTTGGGACGAACCAAAAGAGTGAAAAGAGTCCTGAAATAGCTACTGTAATTAGTATTGATGTTTTATGTTGGAGCCACATAAGCGTTCCTCCTATAATTTAAAGTACTATCTATTATACTTATTTAAAAATTTATTGACAAGTTTTAACTAAAGTAATAAAATTTCATTGTACTTCGAGTACCGAACTAGTACAAAATAGTACTGAGAGGAGGAGGACCTTGAGAGAGAGAATTATTATGGCAGTTTTTGATGAGATTAAATTAAAGAGTTTTAAATTTACAATGAATGATTTAGCAACCAGACTTAGTATTAGTAAAACTTCTCTTTATGAAAATTTTTCATCAAAGGCTGAATTAATAGCAGCTTGTGTTGAATATCTGATGCTTGATTTAAAAAAGCAAGAAAGTGAAATATATAATTCTAATAAAAGTGTATTAAATAAGTTTCGACAGTTATTAGTGATTAAACATAAGGTTTATCCGTTGATAAATACCGCCGTATATGATGAATTGAAGAAAAATTACCCGGAACAATGGGAGAAGGTTAATAATTTTAGACAAAGTCGCATTAATAATATTATTGAATTGTTAAATGATGGCGTTAGGGCGGGCGAAGTTGTGCCAATAAAAGATGGAGTGCTAAAAATCATGTTAAATAATCTCTTTGATGAAGCTGTTGACGAAAAGGTCTTATTAGAAAACAATATAACTTATGCGGATGTAGTTAATTCCTTGGTTGAGATCTTAATAAATGGTTTAGCTAAAAAATAAAATACTTGGAGGTAACAAATGTTTGAATTTATTAAATTTAATTTATTGAAAAAAAATATGATCTATATGATGGTGCTAATCTCCCTTAGTTCTTTGTTAGTGGGGTGTGGTAATAAAAATGAAGACCAAAGTTTATGGGGACGTGCTGAAGGTAAAGAGGTTGATGTTAACTCTAAAATTCCGGGAAGGGTTGTAGAGTTATTAGTAAAAGAAGGCGATAGAGTTGAAAAAGGTCAAGTTATCGCTAGAATTGATAAACGTGATATTAGTGCACAAGCTGATCAGGCGAAAGCAAACATTAGTGCATTAACAGCGCAAAATAATCAAGCGTCCACAGTTACAAAATTACAAGATCAAACTTCACAAGCTACTGTTACTACGGCTCAAGCACAAATTGATAAAGCTGGTGCTGATTTAGCGTTGGCGACTAATGATTATAATAGATTTAGTGAACTGTTTAATTCCGGAGCTGTTTCCAAGCAGGTTTTTGATGCATACTCTACCAAATATCAAGTTGCGGAAGCGACCTATCAACAAGCTACTGCTAATTTGAAAGCAGCACAAGCTGGTCTGTTGCAAACTGACGTTAATGTGGCTAATGAGAAAGCTGTCCAAAGTAAAATTGCGCAGGCTCAAGCAGCCTTAAGCCAAGTGGAAATCGCTTTGGATGAATCAGAAATAAAAGCACCTTTTTCAGGCATTGTAACAACGAAGTTTGTAGAAGTTGGGGCAATGATATCTCAAGGGATGCCAATTGTAACGATTCAAGATCCAGTCGATAATTGGATTAATTTAAAAGTTAAAGAAACTGAATTGAGTAAATATGCCTTGAATCAAAGTGTAAAATTACAAGGGCGTGATGAAAAACTGCAAGTCGAAGGGGTAATTGTCGATATTAGCAATAAACCGGAATTTGCGACTTATCGGGCAACAGATGAACGTGGCGATACTGATATTATTACTTTTAACGTTAAAATTCAGGTTAATAACGATGTGATTAAACCGGGTATGCGTTTTAAGTTGCTAAGTTAAGTGGTGGATTAAATGAATATATTTAAGTTTGCAAAAGAGGAAAGTAGTACATTTCTATCAATTAAATCCAAGTTATTATATATATTATTACTTTTGCCCTTATGTTATACTGTTTTATTTGGCTTAGTTTATAGCAAAAATGTTATGAGTGAATTACCAACAGTAATTTATGATCAAGATAACAGCTTGGCTAGTCGAACTTTAATTAATATGTTTGATGACTCTGATAAGTATCAAGTTGTTGCGCAGGTACAATCTACTGAAGAATTGGAAAGTTTGCTAAAAAACGAAACAGCAATGGTCGGGGTTGTTATCCCGCCTAACTTTGCGAAGGATATTAAGTTAAGTCTAGGGACTGATGTGTTAATAACGGTAAATGCCAGTAATATTATGTATAATAATGTGATGATGTCATCTTGTCAGGAAATAATTCAAACTTTTGTGGCGGGAACTGGAGAAAAAATTTTAGAAGCTGGTAACAAACTGCCGACACAAGCCTTAGCGACAGTGATGCCAATAAATATTAAAGTTAGAATTATTAACAATCCGGTTACTGGTTATAATGAATTTATGTTAGGTGGACTGGGGATTAATGGTTTGCAGATAGCTATTTTATTGGTTGTTATTACTGCACTTAACAAAGAATATAACAAGAAGATAATATTTGGTGTAAAAAAATCATTAGCGATGGTTTGTGGTAAGTTTATTCCATATTGGGTAGTGGCTAATTTTAGTTTTCTATTAGTGGTATTAGCAGTACATAACATTTTTGCTGTGCCTTGGCGGGGAAACTTTTTAGAAACCTTAATATTAGGTAGTGCGTTTTCCTTTTTGTTAATTGCAATATGCTTTGTTTTTTCAGCACTATTTCCTGATCCGGTTCAAGCAATTCAAATGCCTTTATTATACTTGATGCCGGGATTACTATATAGCGGACTTAGTTGGCCTGATTTTGCAATGAGTTCTTTAGGGCAAGCTATTTCAGCTGTAATGCCATTAAAATATGTGTGTGTAAGTTTAAGAGATTTATTACTATTAGGCTATTCGCCGACTCTTAATAGCGATGTTTTAACAATGTTCGGTATGGGGAGTTTTTTGCTGATTATAGCGGGCGTTATTTTTTATCTGCGTAACAAAGCTGTTACAAAGGAGGTTTCGTTATGAGTTGGTGGCAAAATTTCCTTGCTGAAGCAAAAAATATGCTAATTAAAGATCCGCGTAGAATTATTTTTTTGGTGGGAGCATCGATTGCATATTTAGTACTATTCAGTATTTTATATAGTCCTGGTATTGTTAAAAATATTCCTTTAGTAATATATGATGAAGATAATAGTATGGCGAGTAGAGTTTTAATTCAATGTATCGCTGATTCAGAGAGATTTAAAATTACTAGTCAAGTCAATGATCAAGAAGTAATGAATGATTTAGTTAAAACTAAAGAAGCCGCAGTGGGAATTCAAATACCACGTGACTTTGCTAAAAATATTAAATTGGGATTGTCAGCAGATGTGTTAATCTTTGCGGATGGTTCTAATTTGGTAACGGTTAATGCGGCGACAACCAATTTGCAAAATATTATTAGAACTATTGGTAAAGGTGCCGGAATGAAGATCTTGCAAGCGAGCTCGGGCCCTAGCAATGCCTTAGATAAGGTTAATCCGGTGAATGTTAAATTTAGAGTACTTAATAATCCAACGGAAAGTTATTTGAACTTTTTTGTTATTGGCTTAGCGTTGGCGGCTTTACAACAAGGAATATTTTTATCAATTGGTGGCAGTTTTTTGAGTAAGCTGACTAATTGTGATGAAGAAGAATATAGTTGGGCAAAGTTAAGTGCTAAGATAATGCCTTATTTTCTTGGGGCGATTTGTGCATATATTATAACTTTAATGATTGCTAGTATTGCTTTTGGTGTTCCGTTTAAAGCTAATATTGTAGATTTAATGATTATTGGAGCTTGTTTTAGTTTTAGTGTCATTGGCTTTGCGTGGCTACTAGCGATTATTACCAAAAATGAATTAATATTTAGTCGGTGTTCAATCTTTTATACAGTTCCAGCCTTTGTTTTTTCAGGCTATACTTGGCCACAACAAGCAATGGAGCCTATTAGCTACGGACTATCAATGCTTTTTCCGTTGACACACTTAGCTAGTTGTGTAAGAGATTTAATGTTAATGGGTTCATCACCGGT from Negativicutes bacterium carries:
- a CDS encoding biotin/lipoyl-binding protein — protein: MIYMMVLISLSSLLVGCGNKNEDQSLWGRAEGKEVDVNSKIPGRVVELLVKEGDRVEKGQVIARIDKRDISAQADQAKANISALTAQNNQASTVTKLQDQTSQATVTTAQAQIDKAGADLALATNDYNRFSELFNSGAVSKQVFDAYSTKYQVAEATYQQATANLKAAQAGLLQTDVNVANEKAVQSKIAQAQAALSQVEIALDESEIKAPFSGIVTTKFVEVGAMISQGMPIVTIQDPVDNWINLKVKETELSKYALNQSVKLQGRDEKLQVEGVIVDISNKPEFATYRATDERGDTDIITFNVKIQVNNDVIKPGMRFKLLS
- a CDS encoding TetR/AcrR family transcriptional regulator codes for the protein MRERIIMAVFDEIKLKSFKFTMNDLATRLSISKTSLYENFSSKAELIAACVEYLMLDLKKQESEIYNSNKSVLNKFRQLLVIKHKVYPLINTAVYDELKKNYPEQWEKVNNFRQSRINNIIELLNDGVRAGEVVPIKDGVLKIMLNNLFDEAVDEKVLLENNITYADVVNSLVEILINGLAKK
- a CDS encoding ABC transporter permease; amino-acid sequence: MNIFKFAKEESSTFLSIKSKLLYILLLLPLCYTVLFGLVYSKNVMSELPTVIYDQDNSLASRTLINMFDDSDKYQVVAQVQSTEELESLLKNETAMVGVVIPPNFAKDIKLSLGTDVLITVNASNIMYNNVMMSSCQEIIQTFVAGTGEKILEAGNKLPTQALATVMPINIKVRIINNPVTGYNEFMLGGLGINGLQIAILLVVITALNKEYNKKIIFGVKKSLAMVCGKFIPYWVVANFSFLLVVLAVHNIFAVPWRGNFLETLILGSAFSFLLIAICFVFSALFPDPVQAIQMPLLYLMPGLLYSGLSWPDFAMSSLGQAISAVMPLKYVCVSLRDLLLLGYSPTLNSDVLTMFGMGSFLLIIAGVIFYLRNKAVTKEVSL
- a CDS encoding ABC transporter permease, whose protein sequence is MSWWQNFLAEAKNMLIKDPRRIIFLVGASIAYLVLFSILYSPGIVKNIPLVIYDEDNSMASRVLIQCIADSERFKITSQVNDQEVMNDLVKTKEAAVGIQIPRDFAKNIKLGLSADVLIFADGSNLVTVNAATTNLQNIIRTIGKGAGMKILQASSGPSNALDKVNPVNVKFRVLNNPTESYLNFFVIGLALAALQQGIFLSIGGSFLSKLTNCDEEEYSWAKLSAKIMPYFLGAICAYIITLMIASIAFGVPFKANIVDLMIIGACFSFSVIGFAWLLAIITKNELIFSRCSIFYTVPAFVFSGYTWPQQAMEPISYGLSMLFPLTHLASCVRDLMLMGSSPVVYVNSIILLMLGTIFFIIARWGYKNKVKIQA
- a CDS encoding AI-2E family transporter, which encodes MWLQHKTSILITVAISGLFSLFWFVPNLAIVLFVSILLTLLLTPLVDKLTTKKINRNIAAFIILSLFITGTILTLTLLSKNLIPSLTKFINDLPIFTQNLKQHLNTLSPEISQQLETLFQDLASFSISAITSSVNLLVNIFSSLLDIVMIIFITFYLLADGKTIKLFLCQLFPKPDNKRVNNLLTNIIQGLTYYIRGQLAVCFITGTVVFIYFTVLGLPYGSVFAFLSAIAEFIPVIGPTFASGLGILFTLTTSSSLAVQTSVFYLVLTQINHNLIFPLLIGKTLNIHPIAIMISLLFFGKILGVLGMFLAVPIIVIFKLLIEDIAKANN